In one window of Drosophila innubila isolate TH190305 chromosome 2L unlocalized genomic scaffold, UK_Dinn_1.0 4_B_2L, whole genome shotgun sequence DNA:
- the LOC117782278 gene encoding guanine nucleotide exchange factor MSS4 homolog has translation MTEEANFAEQIADNHNKTNVRCQFCNSFMLKAREGKYCEQEIDVPLMVQKQDSKAESLNTETLRHFWQIDDMMTFENIGFSHTVDGRKFLVCADCERGPVGYHELSTKHCFLALKRVVHSDK, from the exons atgaCAGAGGAAGCTAATTTTGCGGAGCAAATCGCAGACAATCATAATAAGACAAATGTGCGCTGCCAGTTTTGCAACAGTTTTATGCTCAAAGCGCGAGAGGGAAAGTATTGTGAGCAGGAA ATAGATGTACCACTGATGGTTCAGAAGCAAGACAGTAAAGCGGAGTCACTGAACACAGAGACACTGCGTCATTTCTGGCAGATCGATGATATGATGACATTTGAGAATATCGGCTTTTCACACACCGTCGACGGGCGCAAGTTTCTGGTCTGCGCAGACTGTGAACGTGGTCCCGTGGGATACCATGAGCTGTCCACGAAACATTGCTTCTTGGCGCTAAAGCGAGTGGTGCACTCGGATAAATAG